From Chryseobacterium sp. H1D6B, a single genomic window includes:
- a CDS encoding efflux transporter outer membrane subunit gives MKRIKNIFLSFILALGSVSCVSKLAYTEPDLQLPEKFQYTATADTASIANLEWKQFFSDPILQGLIEKGITHNYDLQIALKQVASSQEKLKQAKYLQYPDVGFAVSGQISRPSKNSMNGQSLNLFLGQSHVEDYNAAFNLSWEADIWGKIKNQQEVSRMQYLQTYEATKAIQTQVVAAIAQGYYNLLMLDKQLHIAQSNLELSTNTLSITEKMWQSGDTTSLGVQQATAQKQSTELLITQLQQNIAIQENALSILVGENPNKVNRTIEMSDTSLPQNIETGLPAAMVSRRPDVRQQELVLLESNSMVGIAQANMYPALKITANGGVNSFKIDNWFQIPASLFGSVLGGLTQPIFQKRQLKTDLAVAKIQREKNVLAFRQSVLNAVGEVSDALVSNESLKVQEQKASEQVQTLKDGIKSAQLLYKGGMANYLEVITAQANSLQAELNLASVKRQRLNSIVDLYRALGGGWK, from the coding sequence ATGAAAAGAATAAAAAATATTTTTCTGTCATTTATATTAGCGTTAGGTTCTGTTTCGTGTGTGTCAAAACTGGCATACACGGAGCCTGACCTGCAGCTCCCAGAAAAATTCCAATATACCGCGACTGCTGATACAGCAAGTATTGCGAACCTGGAATGGAAACAATTTTTCAGTGATCCTATTTTACAAGGGTTAATTGAAAAAGGAATCACCCACAATTATGATCTGCAGATTGCTTTAAAACAGGTTGCTTCTTCACAGGAAAAACTAAAACAGGCTAAATACCTTCAGTATCCTGATGTAGGCTTTGCAGTTTCAGGACAGATCTCAAGACCTTCTAAAAACAGTATGAACGGGCAGAGTCTCAATTTATTTTTAGGACAAAGCCATGTTGAAGATTACAACGCCGCCTTCAATCTGTCTTGGGAAGCTGATATCTGGGGTAAAATAAAAAACCAGCAGGAAGTTTCAAGAATGCAGTACCTGCAGACTTATGAGGCTACAAAAGCAATACAGACACAAGTAGTTGCTGCCATTGCACAGGGATATTATAACTTATTGATGCTGGATAAGCAGCTGCATATTGCACAGTCTAATTTAGAATTAAGCACCAACACATTATCTATCACAGAAAAAATGTGGCAGAGCGGCGATACTACTTCTTTAGGAGTACAGCAGGCAACAGCTCAAAAGCAGTCTACTGAATTATTGATTACTCAACTACAGCAGAATATCGCTATTCAGGAAAACGCATTGAGCATCCTTGTAGGTGAGAACCCCAATAAAGTAAACAGAACAATTGAAATGTCTGACACTTCCCTGCCGCAAAATATTGAAACTGGTCTTCCAGCTGCGATGGTAAGCCGCCGTCCAGATGTACGCCAGCAGGAATTAGTTTTGTTGGAATCTAATTCAATGGTAGGAATTGCACAGGCAAATATGTATCCTGCCTTGAAAATTACAGCCAACGGAGGTGTAAATTCTTTCAAAATTGATAACTGGTTTCAAATTCCGGCTTCTTTATTCGGATCGGTCTTAGGAGGGCTTACCCAGCCTATTTTTCAAAAAAGACAGTTGAAAACAGATCTGGCAGTTGCTAAAATCCAAAGAGAGAAAAACGTACTGGCATTCCGTCAGTCAGTTTTAAATGCTGTGGGTGAAGTTTCTGATGCTCTGGTTTCTAATGAAAGTTTAAAAGTACAGGAACAAAAAGCTTCTGAGCAGGTACAAACATTAAAAGACGGTATAAAAAGTGCCCAGCTTCTTTATAAAGGAGGTATGGCCAACTATCTGGAAGTAATTACAGCTCAAGCCAACTCTCTGCAGGCTGAACTTAATCTTGCGTCTGTAAAAAGACAGAGATTAAACAGTATTGTAGATCTTTACAGAGCACTCGGCGGGGGCTGGAAGTAG
- the miaA gene encoding tRNA (adenosine(37)-N6)-dimethylallyltransferase MiaA — protein sequence MKNLISVVGPTGIGKTRLAIDLAGHFKTEIISCDSRQFFKEMKIGTASPSEEELAEARHHFIGNLSVEEYYSIGQFEEDALKKLNELFKKYDTVILVGGSMMYEKAVIEGLHDLPEANAENQEKLQSILEDDGIEKLQEILKILDPEYYAVVDFHNHRRLLRAIDVIWQTDKKYSELISVSQDSRDFKVTRVGIEASREELYDRINRRVDIMMEKGLLEEAKGLEEFKELTALNTVGYAELFKYFDGIWDLKFAVEEIKKNSRRYAKRQLTWYRKADDIHYLQLGYSPQDFDDLIEWIDEDIKK from the coding sequence GTGAAAAATTTGATTTCTGTAGTCGGTCCCACTGGAATTGGAAAAACAAGATTAGCAATTGATTTGGCTGGCCATTTCAAAACCGAAATTATTTCCTGTGATTCCCGACAGTTCTTCAAAGAAATGAAAATTGGCACTGCATCTCCTTCAGAAGAAGAATTGGCAGAAGCCCGCCATCATTTTATCGGAAACCTTTCTGTGGAAGAATATTATTCTATTGGACAGTTTGAAGAAGATGCCTTAAAAAAACTCAATGAACTTTTTAAAAAATATGATACCGTAATCCTTGTGGGAGGAAGTATGATGTATGAAAAAGCCGTTATCGAAGGGCTTCATGATTTACCGGAAGCCAACGCTGAAAATCAAGAGAAACTCCAAAGTATTTTAGAAGATGATGGAATTGAAAAACTGCAGGAAATACTTAAAATACTAGATCCTGAATATTATGCTGTAGTAGATTTCCACAATCACAGAAGACTTTTAAGAGCGATCGATGTGATCTGGCAGACAGATAAAAAATATTCTGAACTTATTTCTGTTTCTCAGGATTCAAGAGATTTTAAAGTGACAAGAGTAGGTATTGAAGCTTCCAGAGAAGAATTGTATGACAGGATCAACAGGAGAGTGGACATCATGATGGAAAAAGGGCTGCTGGAGGAAGCAAAAGGTCTTGAAGAGTTTAAAGAGCTGACTGCACTGAATACAGTAGGCTACGCTGAGCTTTTCAAATATTTTGACGGGATCTGGGACTTGAAATTTGCGGTTGAAGAAATTAAGAAAAACAGCCGGAGATATGCAAAACGCCAGTTGACATGGTACAGAAAAGCTGATGATATTCACTATCTGCAGTTAGGATATTCACCTCAGGATTTTGATGATCTGATTGAATGGATTGATGAGGATATTAAAAAGTAG
- a CDS encoding DUF1732 domain-containing protein: protein MILSMTGFGRSEDVFEGKKISVDVKSLNSKSFDLNIKIPLRYKEKEFEIRKILNDRIIRGKVDCYINLENLEETNDVKINKNLIDSYMKELRNIAADGPEFEYLKMAVRLPDAITSRPDELSEGEWETLARIVNNAVDRFEEFRKTEGKTLHQELEKNIQNIDQYLSEVIPFEEVRINSVKERYQKSLKEFENVDETRFYQEMAYFTEKLDISEEKVRLAQHLKYYKEVMDNEDFNGKKLGFISQEIGREINTLGSKANHSEIQKLVVMMKDDLEKIKEQTLNVL from the coding sequence ATGATTTTATCAATGACCGGCTTCGGTAGATCCGAAGATGTTTTTGAAGGAAAAAAAATAAGCGTAGATGTTAAATCACTGAACAGCAAAAGCTTTGATTTAAATATCAAAATCCCTTTACGCTATAAAGAGAAAGAATTTGAAATCAGAAAAATTCTTAATGACAGAATTATACGCGGTAAGGTAGACTGCTATATTAATCTGGAGAACCTTGAGGAAACTAATGATGTAAAAATCAATAAAAACCTCATCGATTCTTATATGAAGGAGTTGCGCAATATCGCTGCCGACGGGCCAGAATTTGAGTACCTTAAAATGGCGGTAAGACTTCCTGATGCGATTACATCAAGACCGGATGAACTTTCAGAAGGTGAATGGGAAACATTAGCAAGAATTGTTAACAACGCAGTAGACCGTTTTGAAGAATTCAGAAAAACTGAAGGTAAAACGCTGCACCAGGAATTAGAGAAAAATATTCAGAATATAGACCAATATTTATCTGAAGTCATTCCGTTTGAAGAAGTAAGAATCAACAGTGTAAAAGAGCGTTACCAAAAATCTTTGAAAGAATTTGAAAACGTAGATGAAACTCGTTTCTATCAGGAGATGGCCTATTTCACGGAAAAATTAGATATTTCTGAAGAAAAAGTAAGACTTGCCCAGCACTTGAAATACTATAAAGAAGTAATGGATAACGAAGATTTCAACGGTAAAAAATTGGGTTTCATTTCTCAGGAAATAGGAAGAGAAATCAATACACTAGGTTCAAAAGCCAACCACTCTGAAATTCAGAAATTAGTGGTGATGATGAAAGACGATTTAGAGAAAATTAAAGAACAGACCTTAAACGTTTTGTAA
- the gmk gene encoding guanylate kinase produces MEKVIIFSAPSGSGKTTLVKHSLEQFPELEFSISCTTRQPRGNEIHAKDYHFITPDEFRKKISEDAFVEFEEVYTDKYYGTLKSEVEKIWNQGKVVIFDVDVKGGISLKKYFGEKALSIFIEPPSIEELERRLISRNTDDAETIKTRVEKAEEEMSYARGFDTIVINTDLDDAKKEIESLIKKFISSN; encoded by the coding sequence ATGGAAAAAGTTATTATATTTTCAGCACCGTCTGGAAGTGGAAAGACCACATTAGTAAAACATTCTTTGGAACAGTTTCCTGAACTTGAATTTTCGATCTCATGCACTACAAGACAGCCTAGAGGAAATGAAATTCATGCAAAAGATTATCATTTCATTACTCCTGACGAATTCAGAAAAAAAATATCTGAAGATGCCTTTGTAGAATTTGAAGAAGTATATACCGATAAATATTACGGTACTTTAAAATCTGAAGTAGAGAAAATCTGGAATCAGGGAAAAGTAGTGATTTTTGATGTAGATGTAAAAGGCGGCATTTCTTTAAAAAAATATTTTGGGGAAAAAGCATTGTCGATATTCATTGAACCCCCTTCCATTGAAGAATTGGAACGCCGATTGATCTCAAGAAATACAGATGATGCTGAAACCATAAAAACCCGCGTAGAGAAGGCAGAAGAAGAAATGTCTTATGCCAGGGGATTTGATACCATCGTTATTAATACTGATCTGGACGACGCTAAAAAAGAAATAGAAAGTTTAATTAAAAAATTTATCAGTAGTAATTAA
- the nadA gene encoding quinolinate synthase NadA: MSTETLEKAKSAIPVRGFLDIKDIAIPEGQDLVKAILELKKEKNAVILAHYYQPGEIQDIADFLGDSLQLARQAKETNADMIVFCGVHFMAEAAKILNPTKKVVLPDTMAGCSLADGCSGEGLRKMREQHPNALIATYINCNAETKAESDIIVTSSNAETVIEALPKDRPIIFAPDKNLGRYLSKKTGRDMILWDGSCIVHEAFSMERIAQQLADNPDAKMIAHPESEEAVLKLAHFIGSTSALLDYVEKDECQTFIIATEEGILHEMRKRAPHKTLIPALVFDESCNCSECFYMKRNTMEKLYLCMKYELPEIIIEEELRLRALKPIEAMLDLSKSIK, translated from the coding sequence ATGAGTACCGAAACATTAGAGAAAGCTAAATCCGCGATTCCTGTACGAGGATTTTTAGATATAAAAGATATTGCTATTCCTGAAGGACAAGATTTGGTGAAAGCAATTCTTGAACTTAAAAAAGAGAAAAACGCTGTTATTTTAGCCCATTATTACCAGCCCGGAGAAATTCAGGATATTGCTGATTTCTTAGGAGATTCTCTGCAGCTGGCAAGACAGGCAAAAGAAACGAATGCTGATATGATCGTGTTCTGCGGTGTACATTTCATGGCAGAAGCGGCTAAGATCTTAAATCCGACTAAAAAAGTTGTTCTTCCTGATACCATGGCTGGATGTTCTCTAGCCGATGGATGCAGCGGAGAAGGATTGAGAAAAATGCGTGAACAGCATCCCAATGCTTTAATCGCTACTTATATCAACTGCAACGCCGAAACAAAAGCAGAAAGCGATATTATTGTAACAAGTTCTAATGCTGAAACAGTAATTGAAGCACTGCCAAAAGACAGACCTATTATTTTCGCACCGGATAAAAATTTAGGAAGATATTTATCTAAAAAAACCGGCCGGGATATGATCCTTTGGGACGGAAGCTGCATCGTGCATGAAGCGTTTTCTATGGAGAGAATTGCTCAGCAGCTGGCAGACAATCCCGATGCTAAAATGATCGCCCACCCTGAAAGTGAAGAAGCTGTTTTGAAGCTGGCTCATTTTATTGGGTCAACATCTGCCCTTTTAGATTATGTAGAAAAAGATGAGTGCCAGACATTTATTATTGCAACAGAAGAAGGAATTCTTCACGAAATGAGAAAAAGAGCACCTCACAAAACATTAATTCCAGCATTGGTTTTTGATGAAAGCTGTAACTGCTCAGAATGTTTTTATATGAAACGTAATACAATGGAAAAATTGTACTTATGTATGAAATATGAACTTCCGGAAATTATCATTGAAGAAGAACTTCGTTTAAGAGCTTTGAAACCGATTGAAGCCATGCTTGATCTTTCGAAAAGCATAAAATAA
- a CDS encoding helix-turn-helix domain-containing protein: MGRSKYSLEFKVACVDKILQYNHSISSLSNELGVNKSLLKQWVKYYVQYGSKGLVRTNNRIYDVKFKLKVLQSISRNSLSVKQACLKFNIGAESSVLNWQNAYEKSGILGLENKPRGRPKIMSTNKDRKKKSDKVLTREQELLLENERLRAEIAYLKKLDALTLASKKQKPSKS; this comes from the coding sequence ATGGGAAGATCAAAATATAGTTTAGAATTTAAAGTTGCTTGTGTTGATAAGATTTTACAGTACAATCATTCTATTTCATCACTTTCTAATGAATTAGGAGTTAATAAGTCCTTGTTGAAACAATGGGTTAAATACTATGTTCAATATGGATCTAAGGGGCTTGTTCGTACCAATAATAGAATTTACGATGTCAAGTTTAAGCTGAAAGTTCTACAATCCATATCAAGGAACTCTCTTTCTGTTAAACAGGCATGTTTAAAGTTTAATATAGGTGCGGAATCCAGTGTTTTAAATTGGCAGAATGCATATGAAAAAAGTGGTATTTTAGGGTTAGAAAATAAACCTAGAGGAAGACCTAAAATAATGAGCACCAATAAAGATCGAAAAAAGAAATCAGATAAAGTTTTAACAAGAGAGCAAGAACTTTTACTTGAAAATGAAAGATTACGTGCTGAGATTGCTTATCTAAAAAAGTTAGACGCCTTAACACTAGCCAGCAAAAAGCAAAAGCCATCGAAGAGTTAA
- a CDS encoding IS3 family transposase, with protein MEELRQDHNLAVLLNCSGMAKSSFYYYLSGGKAEDKYGKIKSLIQLIYQKHKGRFGYRRITLELKRQGVIINHKTVLRLMKDLGLKSLIRVKKYKSYRGEQGKIAPNILERNFKTSHPNQKWVTDITEFNIAGNKLYLSPIIDLFNGEVISYELSERPVFAQIINMLKKSFRKIKNLQNLILHSDQGWQYQMKAYQNILKQKGIIQSMSRKGNCLDNAVIENFFGTLKSEMFYLKKFRSIQELKEEIHQYINYYNNDRIRLNLKGKSPIEYRTLYYQKII; from the coding sequence ATCGAAGAGTTAAGGCAAGACCACAACTTAGCAGTATTGCTGAATTGTTCAGGTATGGCAAAAAGTAGTTTTTATTATTATCTTTCTGGTGGTAAGGCAGAAGATAAATATGGTAAGATTAAAAGTTTAATACAATTAATTTATCAGAAGCATAAAGGAAGATTTGGATATAGAAGAATAACACTTGAACTAAAAAGACAGGGTGTCATTATCAATCATAAGACAGTTTTAAGATTAATGAAAGACTTGGGATTAAAAAGCTTAATTCGGGTGAAAAAATATAAATCTTATCGTGGGGAGCAGGGCAAAATAGCACCCAATATTCTTGAAAGGAACTTTAAGACGAGCCATCCAAACCAAAAATGGGTTACTGATATTACAGAATTCAACATTGCTGGGAATAAGCTATATCTGTCTCCTATCATCGACTTATTTAACGGAGAGGTGATAAGCTATGAGCTTTCAGAAAGACCTGTCTTTGCACAAATTATTAATATGCTGAAAAAGAGTTTTAGGAAAATAAAGAATTTACAGAACCTGATTCTACATTCAGACCAAGGATGGCAGTATCAAATGAAGGCTTATCAAAATATTTTAAAACAAAAAGGAATTATCCAAAGTATGTCCAGAAAAGGAAATTGCCTGGATAATGCCGTAATAGAGAATTTCTTTGGAACACTAAAATCCGAAATGTTTTATCTGAAGAAATTTAGGTCAATACAGGAATTAAAAGAAGAAATCCATCAATATATTAACTATTATAATAATGACAGAATAAGACTTAATTTAAAAGGAAAGAGTCCGATTGAATATCGAACTCTTTATTATCAAAAGATTATTTAA
- the thrA gene encoding bifunctional aspartate kinase/homoserine dehydrogenase I: protein MKVLKFGGSSVADAQNILLVENIIKKESIKNKIIVVVSALSGVTDQLIQAAESASKKEENYQLIIQGIEEKHLTAVKNLIPISRQSSWLSFIKKHFNDIEDICSGIFVLGEFTDRIKDKITSYGEFLSSNIIATRLDFEGLDAVWMNTADYIRTNSNFTDAKVDFETTEKKLKKYFEENQHQIVLVPGFIANDEKGNTTTLGRGGSDYTASIIASAVDAQELQIWTDVDGMMTADPRLVSNAKVISEISYQEAMELSHFGAKVLYPPTIQPVMAKNINLWIKNTFNPEVPGTLISQNINSSKNKDETAAGISSMSSIALLTLEGSGMVGIPGTSAKLFACLSIEKINIILITQSSSEHSITIAVNEKEVSRAESAINKAFSDDLKLKRIEPVKVETHLSIVALIGENMKSRSGVCAKMFGALGNNGINIRAIAQGSSEKNISTIISKKDTKKAVNVLHEEFFESEIKQIHLYICGTGNVGSKLIQQIYSQNTYLKENLSINLRIAGISNSRKMVFSNEGLPEKNYEELLKNGEDSSAQKFAEEIINRNLRNSVFADVTASAAIVEIYESLLQKSISIIACNKIAAASEFQKYKRFKNLAKNHNCNYFFETNVGAGLPIIGTINDLIRSGDKITSMQAVLSGTLNFIFNKYDGSRKFSEIVAQAQKEGYTEPDPRLDLAGTDAARKILILAREAGYFLQLEEIENICFLPEECMRGNVENFYQSLDHYESHFKNLLDEAKNTGKILKYIAEFKEGKAKVGLQHIAPESDLYHLYGKDNIVIFKTLRYSEQPLIVKGAGAGAEVTASGVFADIVRSV from the coding sequence ATGAAAGTTTTGAAATTTGGAGGCAGCTCAGTAGCAGATGCCCAAAATATTCTTTTAGTTGAAAACATTATAAAAAAGGAATCCATAAAAAATAAAATAATAGTAGTTGTTTCTGCATTATCAGGTGTTACAGACCAATTGATACAAGCTGCAGAATCAGCTTCAAAAAAAGAGGAAAATTATCAGTTGATCATTCAAGGGATTGAAGAAAAGCATTTAACAGCCGTTAAAAATTTAATTCCTATTTCCAGACAAAGTTCTTGGCTGAGCTTCATTAAAAAACATTTCAATGACATTGAGGACATCTGCAGCGGGATTTTTGTTTTAGGCGAATTTACAGACCGGATCAAAGACAAAATTACATCTTACGGAGAATTCCTTTCTTCAAACATTATTGCAACAAGACTAGATTTTGAAGGGCTAGATGCTGTCTGGATGAATACTGCAGATTATATCAGAACCAATAGTAATTTCACAGATGCTAAAGTCGATTTTGAAACCACTGAAAAAAAACTGAAGAAGTATTTTGAAGAAAATCAGCATCAGATTGTTCTGGTACCAGGATTTATTGCGAATGATGAAAAGGGAAACACCACGACTTTAGGAAGAGGAGGTTCAGATTATACAGCTTCTATTATTGCTTCTGCTGTTGATGCACAAGAATTACAGATATGGACAGACGTTGACGGAATGATGACTGCAGATCCCAGATTGGTTTCCAATGCTAAAGTTATTAGTGAAATTTCTTATCAAGAAGCAATGGAACTTTCTCATTTTGGGGCGAAAGTACTTTATCCGCCTACAATTCAGCCGGTAATGGCAAAAAACATCAATCTATGGATCAAAAATACATTCAATCCTGAAGTTCCGGGAACTTTAATCTCTCAAAATATAAATTCTTCAAAAAATAAAGATGAGACAGCAGCCGGCATTTCCAGTATGAGCAGTATTGCTCTTCTTACGCTGGAAGGAAGCGGTATGGTAGGAATTCCTGGAACTTCTGCAAAATTGTTTGCCTGTTTAAGTATTGAGAAAATAAACATCATCCTTATCACCCAAAGTTCATCCGAGCATTCCATTACTATTGCAGTTAATGAAAAAGAAGTATCCCGTGCTGAAAGTGCTATTAATAAAGCTTTCAGTGATGATTTAAAACTTAAAAGAATAGAACCAGTAAAAGTGGAAACTCATCTTTCAATCGTGGCTCTTATAGGGGAGAATATGAAAAGCAGAAGCGGGGTCTGTGCAAAAATGTTTGGTGCTTTAGGAAATAACGGTATCAATATCAGGGCGATCGCACAAGGGTCTTCAGAAAAAAACATCAGTACCATCATTTCAAAAAAAGATACAAAAAAAGCGGTTAATGTGCTCCATGAAGAATTTTTTGAATCCGAAATCAAGCAGATCCATCTCTACATCTGTGGAACTGGAAACGTGGGTTCCAAACTGATCCAGCAGATCTACAGCCAGAATACATATCTCAAAGAAAATCTATCGATTAATCTTAGAATTGCCGGAATTTCTAACAGCAGAAAAATGGTATTTTCAAATGAAGGGCTTCCAGAAAAAAACTATGAAGAATTACTTAAAAACGGAGAAGATTCCTCAGCTCAAAAGTTTGCAGAAGAAATTATCAATCGAAACTTAAGGAATTCTGTTTTTGCAGATGTTACTGCCAGCGCGGCCATAGTGGAAATTTATGAGAGCCTGTTGCAGAAAAGCATAAGCATTATTGCGTGTAACAAAATTGCAGCAGCCTCAGAGTTTCAAAAATATAAAAGATTTAAAAATCTGGCTAAAAACCACAACTGTAATTATTTCTTTGAAACTAATGTAGGTGCAGGCCTTCCCATTATAGGAACAATTAATGATTTAATAAGAAGTGGCGATAAAATAACTTCGATGCAGGCAGTTTTAAGCGGAACCCTGAATTTTATATTTAATAAGTACGACGGAAGCAGAAAATTCTCTGAAATAGTGGCACAGGCGCAAAAAGAAGGATATACTGAGCCTGATCCCAGACTGGATTTAGCAGGAACTGATGCAGCCCGTAAAATTTTAATTCTGGCCCGTGAAGCTGGATATTTTCTGCAGCTTGAAGAGATAGAAAACATCTGTTTTCTTCCTGAAGAATGTATGAGAGGAAATGTTGAAAACTTTTATCAGTCTCTTGACCATTATGAATCCCATTTTAAGAACTTACTGGACGAAGCAAAAAACACCGGAAAGATCTTAAAATATATTGCGGAATTTAAAGAAGGAAAAGCTAAAGTAGGATTACAGCATATTGCTCCGGAAAGCGATCTATACCACCTTTACGGAAAAGACAATATTGTCATTTTTAAAACTTTAAGATATTCTGAACAGCCTTTAATTGTAAAAGGTGCTGGTGCTGGTGCCGAAGTTACTGCAAGCGGTGTTTTTGCAGACATTGTACGCTCAGTTTAA
- a CDS encoding homoserine kinase, with the protein MKKIKIQAPATVANLVCGFDILGMAINNPYDDMEIQLLETPEIIIKHTDGFGLPEKALENVAGIVLLKIQEDLNLKNGFEVIIHKNIKPGSGLGSSAASAAGAAFGANALLGNILSKEELVHFAMYGEELASGVRHADNIAPCLFGGITLVKSSNPVDIIPLNPLDLFVTAVHPQVEVKTSDARQILKKNIQMKDAVTQWGNIAGLVAGIMKNDHALIGRTLHDVIVEPVRSILIPKFDEIKSKSMEAGALGGGISGSGPSIFMLSETQEISEKIAALMKSTYQEISVENLVYISKINNTGIKIV; encoded by the coding sequence ATGAAAAAAATAAAAATTCAGGCTCCCGCAACCGTCGCAAATTTAGTCTGCGGTTTCGATATATTAGGAATGGCAATTAACAATCCTTATGATGACATGGAAATACAGCTTCTGGAAACACCGGAAATTATTATTAAACATACAGATGGATTTGGCCTCCCGGAAAAAGCTTTAGAAAATGTGGCCGGAATAGTACTTTTAAAAATTCAGGAAGATCTTAATTTGAAAAATGGCTTTGAAGTCATTATTCATAAAAATATAAAACCGGGGAGCGGGTTGGGTTCCAGTGCGGCCAGCGCTGCGGGTGCCGCTTTTGGAGCCAATGCACTGCTGGGAAATATTTTATCTAAAGAAGAGCTGGTGCATTTTGCAATGTATGGTGAGGAACTGGCTTCTGGTGTGCGCCATGCGGACAATATCGCTCCTTGTCTTTTTGGGGGAATCACATTGGTAAAATCTTCAAATCCAGTTGATATCATTCCGTTAAATCCACTGGATCTTTTTGTTACGGCAGTTCATCCTCAGGTTGAGGTGAAAACCTCTGACGCAAGACAAATTCTGAAAAAAAACATTCAGATGAAAGACGCAGTAACTCAGTGGGGAAATATTGCAGGTCTGGTAGCCGGAATTATGAAAAATGACCATGCACTGATCGGAAGAACACTTCATGATGTGATCGTAGAGCCTGTACGCAGTATCTTGATTCCTAAATTTGATGAAATAAAATCAAAAAGTATGGAAGCCGGAGCATTAGGCGGCGGTATTTCCGGTTCAGGACCCTCCATTTTTATGTTAAGTGAAACTCAGGAAATTTCCGAAAAAATTGCGGCACTGATGAAATCAACGTATCAAGAGATCAGTGTCGAAAATCTTGTATACATTTCCAAAATCAATAACACAGGGATTAAAATCGTATAA